Within Candidatus Omnitrophota bacterium, the genomic segment TGACGTCCTTTTTGGCGGAGGAGATGAAGCCGGAGACTTCGGCGATGGGGCCGCCGATGCCGTCCAACGCGGTTTCGACTTTGGCCAATACCTTTTTCAAGTCACCCGCCAGCGAGAACACTTCGCCGATCGTGTAATTCGGCGTCGCGTTCAAAATAATTTTATCTTTTTCCAATTTTCCATTTTCCAAAAGCGTCTTGATCCGCTGCTCTGCGCTGCCTTTGGAAATGTTGATAAAGAAAGGAGAAAGCAATCCCGCGGAAGTAACTTGTACATTCGAATCGAGCGATACGGGATAATCCAAATCGATCTTGGCGACGATCAGCGCTTGCTCTTTTTCTTCGTCGTAGCGGATGCCGGTGATTGCGCCGATCTTTACGCCCGCATAGGTTACGGGCGCGAAATTATCCAATCCCACGACATTATCTACATAAATCGAAACGGTCGCACGGCTGGATAAGAGGGATTCGTAATTCCCTACGGAGATCGTCAACGACACGATCAACGCGGCGGATATCGCGACCATCAATCCCACTTTCACTTCGGACATGGAAAACGCGGACATCGATTCGACCCTTTCTCGAAATCCTGTCAGTTAACGTCCTTCATCCGCATCGATCAATCGTTAAAGGTTCGAAGCAAATCTTCAATATAATCGTCCGCCGACATTTGAAAGGGAACGGGTCCGTCCGCCAATCCTTCTACAAATTGGCGGATTAACGAATTTTGGGAATGCTGGAACCGTTCGGGGGAGCCTTGTTCGATGATGCGGCCGTTGTGCAGCATAATCATTTTATCGGCGATTTTAAATGCGCTGTCCATGTGATGCGTTACCACGATGGAGGTAATATCCAATTTATGGGATAGGTCCAGCATCAGGTTGTCGATGACGGCGGAGGTGATGGGGTCCAATCCCGCCGATGGTTCGTCGTAATAGACGATCTGCGGATCCAGGGCGATGGCGCGCGCCAGGCCGACGCGCTTCTTCATGCCGCCGGAAATTTGCGCGGGCTTTAAATCCTCGAATCCCCGCAATCCCACCAATTCCAATTTCATCTTTACGATCGTCCATATAATTTTCGGATCGAGATCGGTATGCTCCCGCAAAGGCAGCGCCACATTCTCCCCCACCGTCATGGAATTGAATAACGCCCCGTTTTGAAAAAGAATGCCGAAGCGGCGGCGGATGGAATTCAACT encodes:
- a CDS encoding MlaD family protein: MSAFSMSEVKVGLMVAISAALIVSLTISVGNYESLLSSRATVSIYVDNVVGLDNFAPVTYAGVKIGAITGIRYDEEKEQALIVAKIDLDYPVSLDSNVQVTSAGLLSPFFINISKGSAEQRIKTLLENGKLEKDKIILNATPNYTIGEVFSLAGDLKKVLAKVETALDGIGGPIAEVSGFISSAKKDVTEIMGKIQVILEDSQPRIASLLNNASGLIDSASENVIPALQSVRMGAAGLPGLVTDAGRGMNDIMSQASGFLRAASPETIAAIRQAKESLAALDSRIQTIQDSLVKAINDADHIVVDNREDIDQIILNLKNALGNLDDMSSQLAKNPWRLVWKTEERKEPMRVSPEWNPLPIIETQKP
- a CDS encoding ABC transporter ATP-binding protein → MTENRRIEADGAAKAKSHRSLDSVKKANGVLSAEDVIIEVKHLGKSFGPRRVLDDVSFTVPRGKTTVIIGGSGCGKSTLLKQLVGYLKPDAGEIAYDGVNIVAMSDDELNSIRRRFGILFQNGALFNSMTVGENVALPLREHTDLDPKIIWTIVKMKLELVGLRGFEDLKPAQISGGMKKRVGLARAIALDPQIVYYDEPSAGLDPITSAVIDNLMLDLSHKLDITSIVVTHHMDSAFKIADKMIMLHNGRIIEQGSPERFQHSQNSLIRQFVEGLADGPVPFQMSADDYIEDLLRTFND